The Pantoea trifolii nucleotide sequence AAACGCATCCGGTCGTCAGGCAACCCGGAACCTATTCTGAGTTGTAAGTGAGACCTTGCCGGAAGGCGAGGTTTGCTTGCAGCACGATCAAAGCGGCTGACGTCTTCTGACTTCAGCCGCTTTTTTTATTTCTGGAAAAGGATACGACTATGCACTCAGTTGGCACACCGTTACTTTGGGGCAGCTTCGCTGTCGTGGTGCTCATCATGCTGGCGATCGACCTGCTATTACAGGGTCGACGCGGCGCACAAACCATGTCATTCAAACAAGCAGCGGTCTGGTCGCTGATTTGGGTCTCCGTTTCACTGCTGTTCAGCGCTGCCTTCTGGTGGTATCTCGACGGCGCCGCCGGGCGCGAAGTCGCTACCGCGCAAACCCTCGCCTTCCTTACCGGCTACGTTTTAGAGAAAGCGCTGGCGGTGGATAACGTCTTTGTCTGGCTGATGCTGTTTAGCTACTTCGCCGTCCCGGCCAATCTGCAGCGCCGCGTGCTGATTTATGGCGTATTGGGCGCGATTGTGCTGCGTACCATCATGATCTTCGCTGGCAGCTATTTGGTCACCCAGTTCAGCTGGATTCTTTACGTCTTCGGCGCCTTCCTGCTGTTTACCGGCCTGAAAATGGCGCTGGCGAAAGAGGAAGATGACAGCACGGTTGGCGACAAGCCGGTGGTGCGCTGGCTGCGCAAGCATCTGCGGATGACCGATAGCCTGGACGGCGAGAAGTTCTTCACCCGTAAAAACGGCGTGCTGTTTGCTACGCCGCTGCTGCTGGTGCTGATCATGGTTGAACTGAGCGATGTGATTTTTGCCGTGGACAGCATCCCCGCCATCTTCGCGGTAACCACCGATCCGTTCATTGTGCTGACTTCAAACCTGTTCGCGATTCTCGGCCTGCGCGCCATGTACTTCCTGCTGGCTAACGTGGCGGAGCGCTTCTCGATGCTGAAATATGGCCTGGCGATTGTGCTGGTGTTTATCGGTATCAAAATGCTGATCGTCGAGTTCTATCACATTCCCGTCGGCATCTCGCTGACGGTGGTGGGCGTGATTCTCGGCGGTACGCTGCTGATTAACGCCTGGGTAAACCACAGAAACGACCAGAAGAAGATCTCACCATAATCTTCTGCAGGGGCGCTAATCGCCCCTGCTTTGTTTTGCCAGTGGCAACCTTAACCTTTTATATATCTGTCACACTTCCCATCATCAGCAGATCAAAAAACCGATCTGCCGCGCATGCACAGAATTTTCTCTTTCCTCATAAGCTCTTTTCCTTATACTCCGCCGGGCAAACCGTTGTGGGTGGTTGAACCGCGCACAATACTCATGACCGCAAATATAAAAAGACTGTGATATGCAAAACAACTTTATTGGACGTCTGGGCGCGCTGTTCGCAGGAAGCCTGGTAAAACAAATCATGATCGGCCTGGTGGCGGGCGTGGCGCTGGCGTGGTTCTCACGCGATGCCGCACTGGCCGTTGGCTTGCTGGGCGAGCTGTTCGTGCGTGCGCTGAAAGCCGTCGCGCCGCTGCTGGTTTTGGTGCTGGTGATTTCTTCGATCGCTAACCATCAGCAGGGACAGAAAACCAATATCCGCCCGATTATCATGCTGTATCTGCTCAGCACGTTCTTTGCTGCGGTTGTGGCAGTGATCTTCAGCCATCTGTTCCCTCAGACGCTGTCGATGAACGTCGGTGCCACGCAAATTACGCCGCCGTCGGGCATTGCCGAAGTGCTGCACGGTTTGCTGATGAGCATGGTGTCGAATCCGATTGAAGCGCTGATGAACGCCAACTACATCGGCATTCTGGTATGGGCGCTGGGATTGGGCCTGGCGTTTCGTCATGCCAGCCCAAGCAGCAAAGCATTTCTTAATGACGCGTCAAATGCCGCGACCTGGGTGGTGCGCTGCGTGATCCGCTGTGCGCCGCTGGGGATTTTTGGCCTTGTCGCTTCCATTCTTGCCTCAACCGGTTTTGATGCGCTGTGGGAATACGCCAATCTGCTGGCGCTGCTGCTCGGCTGCATGCTGATTATGGCGCTGGTGATCAACCCAATGCTGGTGTTCCAGAAAATTCGCCGCAACCCTTATCCGCTGGTGTTTACCTGCATGCGTGAGAGTGGCGTTACCGCATTCTTCACCCGCAGTTCCGCAGCCAATATCCCGGTGAATATGGCGCTGGCGAAGCGTCTCAATCTGGATGAAGACACTTACTCCGTGTCGATCCCGCTGGGCGCCACCATCAGCATGGCCGGTGCTTCGATCACCATCACTGTGTTGACGTTGGCTGCAGTGCATACGCTGGGTATTTCGGTGGATGTGCCAACCGCGATTCTGTTGAGTCTGGTGGCGTCGCTGTGTGCCTGTGGCGCATCCGGCGTGGCGGGCGGTTCGCTGCTGCTGATCCCGGTAGCCTGCAATATGTTTG carries:
- a CDS encoding TerC family protein, giving the protein MHSVGTPLLWGSFAVVVLIMLAIDLLLQGRRGAQTMSFKQAAVWSLIWVSVSLLFSAAFWWYLDGAAGREVATAQTLAFLTGYVLEKALAVDNVFVWLMLFSYFAVPANLQRRVLIYGVLGAIVLRTIMIFAGSYLVTQFSWILYVFGAFLLFTGLKMALAKEEDDSTVGDKPVVRWLRKHLRMTDSLDGEKFFTRKNGVLFATPLLLVLIMVELSDVIFAVDSIPAIFAVTTDPFIVLTSNLFAILGLRAMYFLLANVAERFSMLKYGLAIVLVFIGIKMLIVEFYHIPVGISLTVVGVILGGTLLINAWVNHRNDQKKISP
- the sstT gene encoding serine/threonine transporter SstT, producing the protein MQNNFIGRLGALFAGSLVKQIMIGLVAGVALAWFSRDAALAVGLLGELFVRALKAVAPLLVLVLVISSIANHQQGQKTNIRPIIMLYLLSTFFAAVVAVIFSHLFPQTLSMNVGATQITPPSGIAEVLHGLLMSMVSNPIEALMNANYIGILVWALGLGLAFRHASPSSKAFLNDASNAATWVVRCVIRCAPLGIFGLVASILASTGFDALWEYANLLALLLGCMLIMALVINPMLVFQKIRRNPYPLVFTCMRESGVTAFFTRSSAANIPVNMALAKRLNLDEDTYSVSIPLGATISMAGASITITVLTLAAVHTLGISVDVPTAILLSLVASLCACGASGVAGGSLLLIPVACNMFGIPNDLAMQVVAVGFIIGVLQDSAETALNSSTDILFTAAVCQAEAEREPRRTVSESE